The Sinomicrobium kalidii region TTATGTTTATCCAATGGTTTGGGATTTCAAACCCTCCGACCAGACTAAAGTCTGCCCACCTCCCTTCTCCCGATAACCATCGGGATGAAGGGAGGAGCTTTTAAAAACTCAAAAAAGAACTTAAACTTTTACAATGCTTTTGCCCTGAACAACTTATTCATTATTCACGTTATTTAAATCTGTATGAAAAATTTCAATCTTTAATTTAATGCAACTTTGTAGCATTTATTATATCTTTGTCATCAAAATACAGAACTCAAAAACAGAAGCATGAAAGTACAAGATCATTTTGAAGTCATTGTTATAGGAGGGAGTTATGCCGGATTATCCGCAGCCATGGCCCTGGGCAGATCACTGCGTAAAACACTTGTTATTGACAGCGGACAGCCCTGCAACAGGCAAACACCCCACTCACATAATTTTATCACCCTGGACGGTGTTCCCCCAGCCGTTATGGCAGACAAGGCTAAAAAGCAGGTGTTGGAATACAATACGGTAACGTTTAAAGAGGGACTGGTTACAGCAGTAGAAAAACAGGACGATACATTTAAAATCCGACTCGGAGACCGTACTGTAATCATGGCCCAAAAAATCCTTTTTGCCACCGGAGTAAGGGACATTATGCCGTCTATTAAAGGTTTTGCGGAGTGCTGGGGCATAAGCGTGTTACATTGTCCCTATTGCCACGGTTATGAGGTCAGGAATGTCAGAACGGGAATACTGGCCAGCGGGGAAACGGCATTTGAAACCAGTAAACTCATACAACACTGGACCAACGACCTTACCCTGTTGACCAACGGTGATCCGGAACTTACCGAAATACAGACACATCTTATACATGAGCTGGGTATAAACATCATCAAAAAAGAAATCTCCGAACTGGAGCACGAAGACGGATACGTAAAAAGTGCCATCTTTTCCGACGGCACAACGTTTGAACCGAAAGCCATTTATTCCCGCGTCGCATTTGAACAGCACTGTAACGCCCCGGCAGAGCTGGGATGTGAATTCACCGATCACGGACATATAGCGGTCGATTTTCTGGGCAAAACTTCTGTAGACGGTGTTTATGCAGCCGGAGACAATACTACTCCCATGCGTTCGGTCTCCGTAGCTGTGGCTGCCGGTACCAAGGCCGGAGCGGCTATTAACCTGGAACT contains the following coding sequences:
- a CDS encoding NAD(P)/FAD-dependent oxidoreductase — its product is MKVQDHFEVIVIGGSYAGLSAAMALGRSLRKTLVIDSGQPCNRQTPHSHNFITLDGVPPAVMADKAKKQVLEYNTVTFKEGLVTAVEKQDDTFKIRLGDRTVIMAQKILFATGVRDIMPSIKGFAECWGISVLHCPYCHGYEVRNVRTGILASGETAFETSKLIQHWTNDLTLLTNGDPELTEIQTHLIHELGINIIKKEISELEHEDGYVKSAIFSDGTTFEPKAIYSRVAFEQHCNAPAELGCEFTDHGHIAVDFLGKTSVDGVYAAGDNTTPMRSVSVAVAAGTKAGAAINLELINDRLK